The window TTTCCAACATTTAATGGAAATGAATCGTATGGGTGCAAATTTTAAGATTGATCAAAATGTTGCGCATATTTATGGTAGTGCCAAATTATTAGGGGCAGAAGTATCTGCCACAGATTTGCGTGCAGCAGCAGCGTTAATATTAGCTGGATTAGTGGCTAAAGGAACAACAAAAGTAACACATTTAGAATATCTAGATCGTGGCTACTATAATTTTCATGGGAAATTAGCTGCTTTAGGTGCTAATATTGAACGTATTAATGAGTCAGATACAGTAAACGAAGAAATTAAAACTTTAGTGAAGTAGGGTGATTAAATGTCTTTAACAAAAAAATACATTATTAAGCAGTTAATAAAAGTATTAATATTTCTTGTGTTATTTATCGTTCTTTTTTATGTGGGCCTTATGATTGGGTACGGTGGAATTGGAGACGGTAAAGCTACGGAAGTTTTTGGCAAAGATGTTTGGCAGTTCCTAATAAGTATATTAAATAGAAACTAATAGCAGTAATTTGTTGCTAAAGAAGTATGAAATAAGGATGTGTCGTTGGGCATCATCCTTATTTTTGTATGCTAGAAGGTGAAAAGATGAAAAAAATATTAATCAAATTAGTCAGAATGTATCAAAAGTATATATCGGCAGGTACACCAAAATCGTGTAGATACCATCCAACATGTTCAGCTTATATGATTGATGCAATCACGTATCATGGTGCTTTTAAAGGGACAATCATGGGGCTGGGTAGAATATTAAGATGTCATCCATTTATTAAAGGTGGCATTGATTATGTGCCAAAAAAATTCACACTAAGAAGGAACAAAAGTGAAGAATATCCAGGTCCGTATTAAGTCCGGTTAACAAATTTCTCCGTTATTTTGTTTAAAAATTTATATGATTAATGTAAATTTTAGTTTATAATAAAATAAAAAAGCTTTCATTTTAAATAAATGACTAGCCAATTAAGGAGAAAGTCTTATGTACGGAGCAATTGAAGCGGGTGGTACAAAATTTGTTTGTGCGGTAAGCAATGAAGCGTTAGAAGTAGTAGAAAGAGTAAGTATTCCAACTGAAACACCAGAAGTGACAATGCAAGCGGTTTATAATTTTTTTGATCAGTATGAATTAGTGAGTATGGGAGTGGGTTCATTTGGTCCGATTGATGTGAATGAAGCATCAGCAACGTATGGTTATATCACTTCAACACCTAAATTAAAGTGGCAACATGTAAATGTATTAGGCATGCTAAAAGAACATTATGACATACCAATTAGTTGGACAACGGATGTAAACGCCGCAGCGTATGGTGAATTAACGTTTGGTGCGGCTAAAGGTAAGCAGAGTTGTGTTTATTTAACCATTGGTACGGGTGTCGGTGGAGGAGCTGTTGTAAATGGCCAATTATTACAAGGGTTTGGACATCCAGAAATGGGACATATTCATATAAAACGTTTAGAAAATGATGCTTTTGAAGGAGTTTGTCCGTTCCACAACGACTGTGTTGAAGGATTAGTTGCAGGACCTGCCCTTGAAAAGAGAACGGGTAAAAAAGGAATTGAAGTTAAAGCGAACGATGAAGTGTGGCAAATACAAGCACATTATATCGCGCAAGCTTTAATGAATTATACCTTAATTTTATCACCTGAAATCATTATTTTAGGTGGTGGCGTGATGCATCAAAAACAACTATTTCCATTAATTCGCCAAGAGTTTCAAAAAATAGTTGCTGAGTATGTGGCGTATCCTGATCTTGATCTGTACATAGTTCCAACTAAATTAGGAGACGATAGTGGCATTATGGGTTGTTTACAATTAGCAAAAGAAGTGGCGGGAAAATAACATAATAAAAAGAAAAGGAGCGTAAACATGGCGATTTTAGCATTGGATTGGGGCGGTACTAACGTAAAACATGGTGTGTGGCATAATGAACAGTTAATCAATCAAGGGATTGAAAAAACACCCAAAACTTACGATGAAATGAAAGCACTATTATTACAAATTAAAGAGCAGCATGAAAAAGACTTTACGTTTGAAGGAGTCGCTATTAGTGCACCAGGCGCTGTTAATTATGAAACGGGTGTAATTGAGGGGTTAAGTGCGATTCCTTATATCCATCATTTTGATATAAGACAAGAGCTAACAGAATTATTTCAACTACCAGTTAAATTAGAAAATGACGCGAACGCTGCGGGTATTGCTGAGACATGGCAAGGGGTAGCGAAAGGACTTGGAAATGTATTATTTGTTGTCTTAGGTACAGGCGTTGGTGGGGCGATTATTCAAGATGGAAAATTAAACGTAGGCGCTCATCGTTACGGTGGCGAGTTTGGCTTGATGTATTTAACGCCAGACAATACCTTTAGCGAACTAGGAACCGCTGTTAAAATGGTTGAACGTTTTGCCTTACGTACACAGCAAAAACCAACTGAATTAGATGCAAAAAAAGTCTTTGCATTAGCAGAAGAGGGCGATGAAGTGGCAATAGATGAGGTCAATAATTTTTATAATTATTTGGCACAAGGGTTGTTTAGTTTGATGTTTTGTTTTGACCCAGATTGTATTGTTATTGGCGGGGGTGTTTCTGCAAAAGAAGGATTAGTTGAGGAAGTCACCAAGCGCGTACAGGAAAAAGTTGATCGATTAAATATAAAAGATTATCATGTAGATATTCGTGCGTGTCAATTTGGTAATGATGCTAATTTAATTGGTGCAGTAGCTTCGTATTACCAACAACTTTAAAAGAAATAACTCGCTCAGTATTTTTTAATTGAATTCAAGCGATAATATGGTATGTTTAATTAGTAACTATTTATGTTGAGGAGCTAATAAAATGAAAAAAAATAAAGATATTGAAGTATTAATTGAAGAGTCAAGCAAGAATAAAAACGGTGAAACTATTACTGTCCATGAAATGAAAATTGGAAAAAAAACAATTGGCACAGTTGAAGTGTTATCAGCTAATAAGTTTGAAGTTTATTACGATAATGAACTAATAAGTACAGTAAAAGGGCTTGATGAAGCCTTTGAAGAAATTATCCGTCAATGGAATTTATTTCAATAAAAAATAATTTTTTTAAAAAAAGTACTTGCATTAGTCAACTTTATTATGTATTATATAGAAGTGGTCAGGTGAGCAACACCTGATAACTGGAGGGGTAGCGAAGTGGCTAAACGCGGCGGACTGTAAATCCGCTCCTTCGGGTTCGGCAGTTCGAATCTGCCCCCCTCCATTATAATGGGCTATAGCCAAGCGGTAAGGCAACGGACTTTGACTCCGTCACTCGTTGGTTCGAATCCAGCTAGCCCAGTCAAAGCTACTTTCTTAGAAAGTAGCTTTTTTGTTTTATAATGATGGAAACGTGTACATGTTTTGTGTGTAGTGGTTTTTGTCTAGTCAGTTCAAGTGATTAATGTTAGAATAAATGAATAGTATAGGTGTAATGAGGAGGCTATTATGACAGAATTTGTGACAGTTGAACAATTAGTAAATGAGTTAGAACTAGAAGTCTTTTCAGGGAATGACTATTTAGACAGAAAAATTTATACAGCGGATATTTCTAGACCGGGGTTAGAGTTAACTGGTTATTTCAATTATTATCCTGCAGATAGAATTCAGTTGTTCGGTAAGAAAGAAACGACGTTTTTAGAACGTATGTCTTCTGATGAAAAAAGAATCGTTATGAAGAAGTTATGTAATGATGATACGCCAGTATTTGTATTTTCAAGAGGATTGACACCAACACCTGAATTGGTAGAAGCTGCTAAAGAAAAAGGAGTAACGATTTTAACAACCAAACGTTCAACTTCTAGAATATCAGGTCTTATGTCTAATTTTATAGACTCGAAATTAGCACCGAGAACATCTATTCATGGTGTGTTAGTTGAAATCTATGGCTTAGGTGTATTAATACAAGGTGATAGCGGTATTGGTAAGAGCGAGACAGGTTTGGAATTAATAAAAAAAGGACATCGTTTAGTAGCGGATGATCGTGTGGATGTTTATCAACAAGATGAACGAACAGTCATTGGAGAGCCGGCACCAATATTAGAACACCTGATGGAAATCCGTGGTATTGGAATTATCGATGTGATGAATTTATTTGGTGCAAGTTCGGTAAGAAAGAGTGTACCAGTCCAATTAGTCGTTAAACTAGAACATTGGACGCCAGACAAGCAGTTCGATCGTTTGGGTGGTGCTGAACAAACGTTTAGAATCGCTGATGTCGATGTTCCAATGATTTCGATTCCTGTTAAGACAGGTCGAAATGTTGCGATTATCATTGAAGTTGCAGCTATGAATTTTAGAGCAAAATCGATGGGTTACAATGCAACAGAAAAATTTGAAGATAATTTGTCAAAATTAATTGAAACAAATTCAGAACAATAGAAAGTGGGTTAAGCGAATATGTTGTTTGCACAAATTAATCCTGTAGCTTTTAAGTTGTTTGGATTAGAAATACGTTGGTATGCCT is drawn from Vagococcus xieshaowenii and contains these coding sequences:
- a CDS encoding DNA-directed RNA polymerase subunit beta; this translates as MSLTKKYIIKQLIKVLIFLVLFIVLFYVGLMIGYGGIGDGKATEVFGKDVWQFLISILNRN
- a CDS encoding ROK family protein, whose translation is MAILALDWGGTNVKHGVWHNEQLINQGIEKTPKTYDEMKALLLQIKEQHEKDFTFEGVAISAPGAVNYETGVIEGLSAIPYIHHFDIRQELTELFQLPVKLENDANAAGIAETWQGVAKGLGNVLFVVLGTGVGGAIIQDGKLNVGAHRYGGEFGLMYLTPDNTFSELGTAVKMVERFALRTQQKPTELDAKKVFALAEEGDEVAIDEVNNFYNYLAQGLFSLMFCFDPDCIVIGGGVSAKEGLVEEVTKRVQEKVDRLNIKDYHVDIRACQFGNDANLIGAVASYYQQL
- a CDS encoding ROK family protein, yielding MYGAIEAGGTKFVCAVSNEALEVVERVSIPTETPEVTMQAVYNFFDQYELVSMGVGSFGPIDVNEASATYGYITSTPKLKWQHVNVLGMLKEHYDIPISWTTDVNAAAYGELTFGAAKGKQSCVYLTIGTGVGGGAVVNGQLLQGFGHPEMGHIHIKRLENDAFEGVCPFHNDCVEGLVAGPALEKRTGKKGIEVKANDEVWQIQAHYIAQALMNYTLILSPEIIILGGGVMHQKQLFPLIRQEFQKIVAEYVAYPDLDLYIVPTKLGDDSGIMGCLQLAKEVAGK
- a CDS encoding DUF2969 family protein gives rise to the protein MKKNKDIEVLIEESSKNKNGETITVHEMKIGKKTIGTVEVLSANKFEVYYDNELISTVKGLDEAFEEIIRQWNLFQ
- the yidD gene encoding membrane protein insertion efficiency factor YidD, whose product is MKKILIKLVRMYQKYISAGTPKSCRYHPTCSAYMIDAITYHGAFKGTIMGLGRILRCHPFIKGGIDYVPKKFTLRRNKSEEYPGPY
- the hprK gene encoding HPr(Ser) kinase/phosphatase → MTEFVTVEQLVNELELEVFSGNDYLDRKIYTADISRPGLELTGYFNYYPADRIQLFGKKETTFLERMSSDEKRIVMKKLCNDDTPVFVFSRGLTPTPELVEAAKEKGVTILTTKRSTSRISGLMSNFIDSKLAPRTSIHGVLVEIYGLGVLIQGDSGIGKSETGLELIKKGHRLVADDRVDVYQQDERTVIGEPAPILEHLMEIRGIGIIDVMNLFGASSVRKSVPVQLVVKLEHWTPDKQFDRLGGAEQTFRIADVDVPMISIPVKTGRNVAIIIEVAAMNFRAKSMGYNATEKFEDNLSKLIETNSEQ